ATTAATTTTTATAAAGACAATACTTTTACCGGTACAATGAAAGTGTATGATTATAGAATGGTAGGAAGTCAGAATACAGAAATATATATTACTGTTGATCCAAGTGATAGTTTTTCAGTATCAGATATTAAGGATAGATTTTATCTTGGAGCGGAGATTGATGGTCATTACTATGCTGCAAAGTCTGATGGGGCTAAAAGTGTTACGTTAAGTAAAACTAAAGGTGTTGAGTTAAAAGGAAGTAATCTTTTTACTTTTGAAGTGACAAGAGGCACAGATTTAGAAAATAGTGATTTGATTAGTATTTCCGGTACAGCGGAAGCAGACGTATGTTTAAACAGTGATAACGACAAGGTACAGTTTACTTCGGATAAAAATTGTAGCGATTTAAAAGTCGAAACATATAAGGATACTGATAAAAAAGAACAATCCATACAACAGAAAACAAATTCAGTAACTTTTACAGATAACCAGGATAACACCATAAATATAGATACGAAACCAGTGAAAAAGAATATTAACTCTTGTCAGATTAGTTTTGAGCTTGTTAGAAAATATATTTATGATGGAAAAGAAAAGAAACCAGAAGTTATTGTGAAAGATGAATCTTCACAGAAACTGACTTTGTCTAAAGATTATAAGATTTCATATTCTGATAATATAGATGCAGGAGAAGGTAACGTTACGATTACGGGACTCGGAAATTATGAAGGGCAGGTAGAAAAGCACTTTTCTATTGAAAAAGCAGAACAGAACTTTGAGTTAAAGAAACAAAAATATGATTTATATGTTGGAGATACAGAAACGATTCGACTGGAAAATGCGATAGGAAAAGTAGAATTTTCTTCAAAAGATCCAGAGATTGTTTCGGTAGATTCTGACAAAGGAAATATAAAAGGACTTCGTGAAGGAAGAACAGTGATTTATATAACTGCAGACGGAAGCGATGAAAACGGAAAGCAGAATTATAAATCATGCCAGAAGGAAATAGAAGTTATTGTAAAAGAAAAACCTTCTGATTCAGGATCAAAAGGAGAAAACATACCAACCGATAAAGATAAGGAAAATGTACTGCCGTCTCAACCTCCATATTATAGATATAACTATATTAAATATACTTATTATTATATCAGATTATATGCACCTACAATAAAAAAAGTGCAGAGTAAAAAGAAAGGACAGCTTCGAGTAAAATGGTCTAAACGTGCCCAGGTAGACGGTTATCAGATTCAATGTTCTACAAAGAAGAATTTTAAGAAGAATAAAAAGACAGTGTTAATAAAGAAAAATGTAACATCTGCTCAAATTAAAAAGTTAAAAAGGAAAAAGCGTTACTATGTAAGAATTCGAAGCTATAAACAGTTCTTTTTTAACAGATATTATTCGAAATGGAGTAAGGTAAAAACAATTAATAAGATTAAATAATAATCATAATAACAATAGTCCGTCTCGTCAGTTTGTCACAGCATTGTGCCTGCAGAATATTATAATAAAAAACGCAGGTGTATCATTATGCCAGATGTAGGAACCTTACAGGTATCTCTTGTTTCTAACCGGGGGAAACGCCCGATTACGGATGCTGCAGTGGAGATTTCTTCTGCAGGGGAACCGGATAAAATATTAGAAATATTAAAAACAGATGTGTCGGGACAGACAGAAGTGATTGAGTTAGAGACCCCTCCTTTAGAATATTCAATGGAACCAGGATTGAATCAGCCATACTCAGAGTATAATTTAAAAATAACAGCTCCGGGATTTGAACCGGTAGAGGTTTCAGGGAGTCAGATGCTTTCTGGGCAGCTTGCTTTGCAGAATCTCTCTTTGGAACCGACAATTACCGAAATGGCTTCGTATGAAGTCCTTGCAATCGGACCGCACACATTATATGGTGATTATCCTCCAAAAATCGCAGAGAGCGAGGTTAAGGATATTCAGGCAACAGGAGAGGTTGTATTGAGCAGAGTGGTAATCCCGGAGTATGTTATAGTACATGATGGAGCCGTTTCTGATAATACGGCAAAGAATTATTATGTACTATATAAAGATTATATTAAAAATGTCGCTTCCTGCGAAATTTATTCTACCTGGCCAAAAGAAACATTGAAAGCAAATATATTGGCGATTATGTCATTTACGTTAAACAGAGTATATACGGAGTGGTATCGGAGCCATTGTTCATTCATGGTTGGAAAGTGCGGTAGTGCAGGCATTTTCTTTTTGCTTTTGTTTGCTTTTTAAAGTAGAATATCGTGATCCGGAAGATAGTTACTATGATGAAGCCGAATTTGCAATCGTAAAAGGAAATACAGTACTTGGAAATCTGATGGACGATGTTCGATTTTATGGAGAACTTGCACTGGTACGGGAAGGGATTGAGAAAATTCATGAAGCATTGCCGGACTATAAGTATGTACCGATGAGGGATGTTCGAGAAGCAATGTATCCAGAGAAGATGACCACAGAACAGCTGGCAGAGGCACTGGATGAGATTGCAGAAGCTTTTGATCCGTATGAGTATCGGGATAATGTGGAGATCGGAGAAAATACGGTACAAGAGGTGATGTTGGATTTGCAGAGTGGCAATACACATTTTTATATTTCTTATTTGAAGGACATTGTAGAGGAAGAATGTGATTTGTCCGTCCGTGCCGGAGTATTGATCGAACGATTGAAGTCCTACGAACCGGAACTTCCGAAAGATATGGAGCCGATGGTGTATGTCAATTACTGTGAGAAAAGTGAGTTCATGAATCCACGATGCCAGAAGTTATCGGATTTGGATTCCAAGAGCGCAGAACAGGACAAAGCATGGTATGCTGACCGTGATCCAAACTCCAACGAACCAAAAACGACAGCACAGATGTTTTTTACAGTATATTATGCTGAGAAGGGCGACAAGATGCTGCATCATTTTCAAGGTAAGATAGAGATTGGTACCGGAAACGGAGGTATCATCAGTCAATTAAAGATGCAGAATGAAATGAAATTGACGGATGAAAGCTGGATTAGCTATCAGCAAGGGAAAGGTAATGAAGAGTATCAGAAGTATATGGAAGATCTGACGGATATGCAGAATCATGTACTGCCGTATTTGCAGAGTTTTTGCAGCATGGAAGAAAAAGGTGTGCAGGAGAGACGAGAACAGAAGATAGCAGAGAAAAATGAGAGCAGAGAAACTGTGCCAAGAACTGGCGTTGAAGCAAATACAGCAGTTAAGGATGCAGGGAAAGCAGAAAGAAAGACAGTGGAACAGAAAAAGGCAATGGCAAGGAAAGAGAAAAAACCATCGATTCATGAACGCTTGGAAATCAATAAGAGAATCATTCAGGAAAAACAGGGAAAAGATAAGCCGGAGAGAGGAGCTGATTTGGGTGTAAGGACGGTGTAGAATAAGCTGAACGAGTCTGAGGTCATGGATGATAACGTGGCTTCCGGATATGGAAGTGTTCCGTAACCTTCCATTAAGTGTAATAAGCGTTATTTTTCTTTATTTTCTGATGTTTAGTATATTCTGGCTCTGGACCTACAGAACCAATCAGGCACATCAGAAAAAGGAACAGGAAAAAGATGAAAAATATAAAGCAGAACTTCTGATAGCTGCAAAAAAGGCAGAAGCCGCCAATGAGGCAAAAACGGAGTTTCTCCAACGGATGAGCCATGATATCAGGACTCCAATCAATGGAATCTGCGGGATGATTGATATGGCAGAGCATTATGCAGACGATATGGAGAAACAGACAG
This Anaerobutyricum hallii DNA region includes the following protein-coding sequences:
- a CDS encoding fibronectin type III domain-containing protein, which gives rise to MVGSQNTEIYITVDPSDSFSVSDIKDRFYLGAEIDGHYYAAKSDGAKSVTLSKTKGVELKGSNLFTFEVTRGTDLENSDLISISGTAEADVCLNSDNDKVQFTSDKNCSDLKVETYKDTDKKEQSIQQKTNSVTFTDNQDNTINIDTKPVKKNINSCQISFELVRKYIYDGKEKKPEVIVKDESSQKLTLSKDYKISYSDNIDAGEGNVTITGLGNYEGQVEKHFSIEKAEQNFELKKQKYDLYVGDTETIRLENAIGKVEFSSKDPEIVSVDSDKGNIKGLREGRTVIYITADGSDENGKQNYKSCQKEIEVIVKEKPSDSGSKGENIPTDKDKENVLPSQPPYYRYNYIKYTYYYIRLYAPTIKKVQSKKKGQLRVKWSKRAQVDGYQIQCSTKKNFKKNKKTVLIKKNVTSAQIKKLKRKKRYYVRIRSYKQFFFNRYYSKWSKVKTINKIK
- a CDS encoding LPD25 domain-containing protein codes for the protein MQAFSFCFCLLFKVEYRDPEDSYYDEAEFAIVKGNTVLGNLMDDVRFYGELALVREGIEKIHEALPDYKYVPMRDVREAMYPEKMTTEQLAEALDEIAEAFDPYEYRDNVEIGENTVQEVMLDLQSGNTHFYISYLKDIVEEECDLSVRAGVLIERLKSYEPELPKDMEPMVYVNYCEKSEFMNPRCQKLSDLDSKSAEQDKAWYADRDPNSNEPKTTAQMFFTVYYAEKGDKMLHHFQGKIEIGTGNGGIISQLKMQNEMKLTDESWISYQQGKGNEEYQKYMEDLTDMQNHVLPYLQSFCSMEEKGVQERREQKIAEKNESRETVPRTGVEANTAVKDAGKAERKTVEQKKAMARKEKKPSIHERLEINKRIIQEKQGKDKPERGADLGVRTV